Genomic DNA from Mycobacterium stomatepiae:
AGGGACTCCACTGTGCCCCGCACGTAGATGCGGGTCTCGTAGATCGAATCGCCGAGGCCGTGACCGGCCTTGCCGCGTATCACGAGCCGCCCGTCCTGGGCCATGAACGCACTGTTGTGCCCGACGTTTCCGCCGACGACGATGTCGACGCCCTTCATCGAGATGCCGCAGCGCGCGCCGGCGGTGCCCTCGATGACGAGCAGACCGCCGCGCGCGGTGGCACCCGCTGACTGCGACGCGTCGCCCTTCACGACCACCGTGCCGCTCATCATGTTTTCGGCAACTCCAATGCCGGCATTGCCGTTGATCGTCACTTCCGCTTGCTGATTCATCCCCGCCGCGTAGTAGCCGACGTGACCGTTAACGGTGACCTTCACCGGCGCGTCAAGACCGACGGCCACACTGTGCGCACCCTTCGGGTTGTCGATGACGACCTCGCCGGTGAGGTCGTTGGCGTGCAACGCCTGATTGACGTCGCGCAGCGACACGGCCGCTAGATCGAAGCTCATCGCGTCCATACGTAAACCACCTCCGGCTCGGGTTCCCACACTCGTGCGCTGCCGACGCCCGGCAACCCGGACAAAGCTCGGTATTCCGATGCCATCGCCACCCAGTCGTCGGTCTCGGCGATGATCGCCGGTTTGCAGGCGATCGCGTCGCGCACCACCGCGAACGAGTCGTGGTTGGAGACCAGCAACGTGTAGAAGCCGTCGAACGTCGCGCAGAGTTCCTTCAACGCGGCTTCGATGCCGCGGCCCTCGGCCAGTTGCTTGGCGACAAAACGGGCACCGACCTCGGTGTCGTTCTCACTGTCGAATCGCACACCGGCCCTGGACAGTTCACGGCGGATGGTGGCGTGGTTGGAAAACGACCCGTTGTGCACCAAACACTGCTCGGGCCCGACCGCGTAGGGGTGCGCCCCGCCGGGAGTGACCGCCGATTCGGTCGCCATCCGGGTGTGCCCCACGCCCTGCCATCCATGCGCGTCCGGTAATCCCCAGTGCACAGACAGTTCCCGTGGCGTACCCACGCCCTTGAGCACCGTGAGGTCCTTGCCGAATCCCGCAATCAGCGGGTCCGGCAACACGGCCCGCGCCGCTTCGAGGAGCGGCGTCGCATCCAGTGGCGCGCTCAGCAACAGAATGTCATCGAGGTAGCCAGCGTTGACGTGGACACCGAGCCGTTCGGTCAACGCGGCGCCGATGACGTCGGACTCGACACTGACATCGAGGAGGCTCACGCAGCCATATCCCGGTGGGGACCAGTCGGAATGCCCATAGATGGCTACTCCGGCGGAGTCTGCGCCGCGATCTTGCATCTCGCACAGCATCGCCGTCAGCAACGAACCAAGTTGCGGGTACAGCTCAGGATTTCTGAGGTGCAGCCCTACGATTCCGCACACGGATGATCCTTTCGGTGATGAGGTGGGGGGTCTAGAACGCGGTCAGATAGGTGTCGATTTCCCATGGGGTCACCGATGAGTGCCATGCGAAGAACTCTTGCCTCTTGAGATGGGCGTAATAATCCGAAACGCGGGGCGCGAGTGCCTCGCTGTCGGCCGAGTCGAGAACTGCCTTGATGACGACGTCGGATTCGAGTTGTTCGACCGCGTGCAGGAGGGTGAGCGGGATTGGCGGTCGCCCGGGATTCGTCACCGCGACGTCGCCGGGACTCACGCTGCGTTTGATCCCGTCCAAGCCGGCACCCAGTGCGGCCGCAATCGCCAGATAGGGATTGGCCGAACTGTCGCCGCCGCGTAGTTCGACGCGCTGGTTGTCGGGAACGCGGAGGTGCTGAGTGCGGTCGTTGCCGCCGTAGGTCGGAGTGCGCGGCGCCCACGAAGCCCCGGACACGGTCGACACCGCCCCGGTGCGCTTGTAGGAGTTGACCGTGGGAGCGATCAGCGCCTGGAGCGCCGCCGCATGGTCGAGGATACCGCCGATGAAGCTGTATGCCGTCTCCGAAAGATCCAGCCCGCGTTGGTCTTCGGCGCCGGGAAATATCGGGGAACCGCCACTGGTCAGCGACAGATGCAGATGCAGGCCGCTGCCGGTACGGTCGGCGAACGGTTTGGGCATGAAGGTCGCGATCATCCCGTTGTCGGCGGCGAGCACCGACAGCAGGTACCGCAACGTGGTCACACGGTCCGCCGTGGTCAACGCTTCGGCGTAGGCGAAGTTCTGTTCGAACTGACCGTTGGCGTCTTCGTGGTCGTTGGCGTAGTTGCCCCAGCCCAGGGCGTTCATTGCGTTGCTGATTGACGCCAGGTGGTCGTACATGCGCGTCACACCGCGAGCGTCGTAACAGGGCCGCTTCGCGGTGTCGCCCGCGTCTGCCGGGTACAACGAGCCCGCGGCGTCGCGGCGGAGCAGAAAGTACTCAACCTCTGCGCCGACCCACGCCTCAAAGCCGGCATCGGAGGCTTGCTGCACGACAGCTTTGAGGATGTTACGCGGCGCGAACGGCCACGGCCGGCCCTCGACGTGGGGGTCGCAGTGCACGATCGCTAACCCGGGTTTGACGAACGGGATCGGAGCGAAAGATGCCGGGTCAGGGATGGCAACCAGGTCGGGATCCTTGGGCTCCTGCCCCATGGCCCCGACGGCGTATCCCGCGAAACCGACTCCATTACTGGCTAATTCGTCGACGGCAGAAACCGGAACCAACTTTGCGCAGGGCTTGCCGTTGAGGTCGACAAACATCGTCAAGATGAACGACGTGCCCGACTCTCGACATAGGTCCGCAGATCAGCCGACGTGGTCATAACATCCCTCGTAACTCTAGGTTTCTTTGCAATGATCATAGTTTCTTTTCACTAAACTCGCTAATCGGAGGATTCTGCTGCCCGGGTGAGACTGATCGGCGTTCGGACTGCGGCCTTGGCGCGATCGGCGCGCCTGCGATACGACGGGCCGGCAATCAGCGCCACCCCACCGATGACCATCGGCGCTCCAAGTAGCCAGACGGGGTGAACAACGGCAAGCAGTACCAGAACTATCGTGGTCAACCCGACGACGACGAGAATATGTCCTTGCAGGCAAAGTAATTCCTGCAATCCAGCCCGAACGACCCGGACCGCGTCAAGGTCGACCCGCCACAGCCGCGCGCAGGCTGGGCAGTGCCAGCACGACGCGACCTCGGCCGCCAACGATGCGGCGACAGCAGTCCCGCAGACGCAGCGTAAGGTCGCGGCAATCCCGCGACTCACGCCGCGGCCTCCGCCGCACCGTCCCTCAAGGGAATAGCGCTGGTGCATTATGATCACGCCAAGTAAACCGCCGCTTGTCCTGAACGACTCGCCGATAGAGGTAGAACGCACACCCGGTCAGCAGCAAAGCCAACCCCGCGACGAACTCTCCGGGTCCGCCGTAACCGGTCTTCGAAAACGACGTCGACCCGACGATCACGATGAGAAGGTTGAACGCGGCGAGCAGGCCGGCCGTCCACAGCCACGGGTTCGACAGCCTGACCGGACGGTCCATGTCCGGCTGGTCTTTTCGCAGCAGTACCACCGCCGACAGCGCGAACACATGGCAGACGAGGTAACCCATATTGCTGACGGCAAGCACCGCCACAATGCTCGGCAGCAGCAGGATCGCCGCGATGTTGATCGCGACATTGACGTACATCCCGCGGTTGGGCACGTTGCGTTTGTTGATGTGGTCGAGCCACTTGATGGTCATGCCGCGGCGCGCCATTCCGTAGAGGGTGCGGCTGCCGCCCGCACTCGCTGCGTTCATACCGAGCAGAAAGCTGCCGACCATGAAAATCACCACCACATCGGACAGGGTGTTGCCCAGCTCGCGGTGCAACAGGTCGGTATAGAAACCCAACGGGGCCTTGGCAATCGACTGCTGGCTGACGGCACCACCCAGCGCGACGGGCATGATGGCGTAGACGCCCAGGCAGAACATCGCCGATCGGCCCAAGGCCTTGCGAGTATCCTCCTTGGTGTCGCGATATTCGGGCGCGAAGACGGCGCACACCTCGATGCCATAAGCGGACCAGCCAATGAGGTAGAGCCACACCAACGCGAGTTGAACTGCACCCCAGGT
This window encodes:
- a CDS encoding GltB/FmdC/FwdC-like GXGXG domain-containing protein, whose product is MDAMSFDLAAVSLRDVNQALHANDLTGEVVIDNPKGAHSVAVGLDAPVKVTVNGHVGYYAAGMNQQAEVTINGNAGIGVAENMMSGTVVVKGDASQSAGATARGGLLVIEGTAGARCGISMKGVDIVVGGNVGHNSAFMAQDGRLVIRGKAGHGLGDSIYETRIYVRGTVESLGADCVRKEMRAEHLEELAGLLKAAGFDDDPATYTRYGSGRQLYHFDVDNTAAY
- a CDS encoding class II glutamine amidotransferase domain-containing protein is translated as MCGIVGLHLRNPELYPQLGSLLTAMLCEMQDRGADSAGVAIYGHSDWSPPGYGCVSLLDVSVESDVIGAALTERLGVHVNAGYLDDILLLSAPLDATPLLEAARAVLPDPLIAGFGKDLTVLKGVGTPRELSVHWGLPDAHGWQGVGHTRMATESAVTPGGAHPYAVGPEQCLVHNGSFSNHATIRRELSRAGVRFDSENDTEVGARFVAKQLAEGRGIEAALKELCATFDGFYTLLVSNHDSFAVVRDAIACKPAIIAETDDWVAMASEYRALSGLPGVGSARVWEPEPEVVYVWTR
- a CDS encoding APC family permease gives rise to the protein MTISDPPGAATATPEVAVVNVDDQTLLKSMRWYDGFFMALSNPGFLIANLGYTTGQVGALGAFALWLAMMVIAVLQNKIYTEPATMFPEHSGGIAMYAFEGWRSRFSLAGPISAIGYWAGWSSALTIFGLTTGGLVQAEWFPDQTWHFSHIVQLDLPRVIAVGLVVALWIVNSMGAEPMKLMGYLTGTLLFVPLVLFMVVPFFLTDFSSANLSWGLVGAAGSTWGAVQLALVWLYLIGWSAYGIEVCAVFAPEYRDTKEDTRKALGRSAMFCLGVYAIMPVALGGAVSQQSIAKAPLGFYTDLLHRELGNTLSDVVVIFMVGSFLLGMNAASAGGSRTLYGMARRGMTIKWLDHINKRNVPNRGMYVNVAINIAAILLLPSIVAVLAVSNMGYLVCHVFALSAVVLLRKDQPDMDRPVRLSNPWLWTAGLLAAFNLLIVIVGSTSFSKTGYGGPGEFVAGLALLLTGCAFYLYRRVVQDKRRFTWRDHNAPALFP